A stretch of the Vitis vinifera cultivar Pinot Noir 40024 chromosome 16, ASM3070453v1 genome encodes the following:
- the LOC132255326 gene encoding rust resistance kinase Lr10-like, which yields MYKGKLSDEVHVAIKILNNTNGNGEEFLNEVGTMGRIHHVNVLQDIALGIAKGIEYLHQGCDQRILHFDIKPHNILLDHNFNPKIAYFGLAKLCSKEQSVVSMTTARGTMGDIAPEMLSRNLENVSYKSDVFSYGMLLLEMVGGRKNIDVTADNTSPVYFPGWIYNHLDQGEELQIRIDEEGDTQIVKKKLAIIGLWCIQWFPADHPSMKLVVQMLEGEHNLSTPPNPFTCTGPTKTNASTSKRYLQQELTVISEIE from the exons ATGTATAAGGGAAAGTTGTCTGATGAAGTTCATGTTGCAATCAAGATCCTAAACAACACCAATGGAAATGGGGAGGAGTTTCTTAATGAAGTGGGAACCATGGGTAGAATCCACCATGTCAATGTT CTTCAAGATATTGCTTTAGGTATTGCCAAAGGAATTGAATATCTTCACCAAGGTTGTGATCAACGAATCctccattttgatatcaaacctCATAATATTTTACTTGATCACAATTTTAATCCAAAAATAGCTTATTTTGGCCTCGCCAAATTATGTTCCAAGGAACAAAGTGTAGTTTCTATGACTACAGCTAGGGGGACCATGGGCGATATTGCTCCAGAGATGTTATCCAGGAATTTAGAGAATGTGTCTTACAAGTCAGATGTTTTTAGCTATGGAATGCTATTACTTGAAATGGTAGGAGGAAGGAAGAATATTGATGTTACTGCGGATAATACTAGTCCAGTTTACTTCCCAGGATGGATTTATAATCATCTAGATCAAGGTGAAGAGCTACAAATTCGAATTGATGAAGAAGGAGATactcaaatagtaaaaaaaaaattggcaattATTGGACTTTGGTGTATTCAATGGTTCCCAGCAGATCATCCTTCTATGAAGCTTGTGGTTCAAATGTTAGAAGGAGAACATAATTTATCCACACCTCCCAATCCTTTCACTTGCACTGGTCCAACAAAAACGAATGCAAGCACATCTAAAAGAtaccttcaacaagagttaacAGTTATCTCAGAAATTGAATGA
- the LOC100854759 gene encoding rust resistance kinase Lr10 has product MMFREAKLVALALFHTFLLAICAVNGNQTCRPSSCGEIQNISNPFRLKGDPSGCGDPDYELVCENNRTMVNGREGEKYYVADINYDHYTIRVVDPGVEKGNCLSTPLYFLTRKISDYGPYYLEWKGTTSTAVLMNCDQPISDGSYIPITPCNATSSSSQAYVYALVGGESMEVGDIKNPCTISRNFITQFLKPGNLSMSDLQEMLLLGLELSFLSFRCKSECKVKRLQCHVNYGSHTVQCYKSWRSLKLFFYYLLYTIRYLLGVDYFIQNFGYLSDGGITALAAGVNLIFQLMAMIIIGRAVIGILCLFAYLIYKFRRRHLSLDDDIEEFLHNYQNLRPIKYTYSDIKKMTYNFKHKVGQGGFGSVYKGKLRSGRIVAIKMLVMSKANGQDFINEVATIGRIHHVNVVRLVGFCIQRSKWALIYDYMPNGSLDKFVFLDQGNNIPLSWERLYKIALGVGRGIEYLHQGCDMQILHFDIKPHNILLDKDFTPKVSDFGLAKLYSTDESIVSVTAARGTLGYIAPELFYKNIGGVSFKADVYSFGMLLLEMVGKRKNVNAFAEHSSQIYFPSWIYDRYDQAEDMEMGDATENEKKYARKMVIVALWCVQMKPVDRPSMSKTLEMLEEEIELLKMPPKPTLWSIENHEQSMVEVPISSSNSMGTISLNGR; this is encoded by the exons ATGATGTTTAGAGAAGCAAAACTTGTGGCGTTAGCGCTCTTCCACACTTTCTTGCTTGCAATTTGTGCTGTTAATGGAAACCAGACTTGCAGACCCTCTTCTTGTGGAGAGATTCAAAACATCAGCAACCCTTTCCGATTGAAAGGTGATCCATCTGGGTGTGGTGATCCTGACTATGAATTGGTCTGCGAAAACAATCGTACTATGGTAAACGGCCGGGAGGGTGAGAAATACTATGTTGCTGATATCAACTACGATCACTATACCATTCGGGTAGTGGATCCTGGGGTCGAAAAGGGCAACTGTCTCTCAACTCCTCTCTATTTCTTGACAAGAAAAATCTCCGATTACGGTCCATATTATTTGGAGTGGAAGGGAACGACCAGTACAGCAGTTTTAATGAATTGCGACCAGCCAATAAGTGACGGCAGCTACATTCCTATCACTCCTTGCAATGCGACTTCATCTTCCTCACAAGCATATGTTTATGCACTAGTCGGAGGCGAGTCCATGGAAGTGGGAGATATTAAGAATCCATGCACCATCAGCAGGAATTTTATTACTCAATTCTTGAAGCCTGGCAATCTTTCAATGTCAGATTTGCAAGAAATGCTGCTTCTGGGGCTTGAACTTTCATTCTTGAGCTTCCGCTGCAAAAGCGAATGCAAGGTGAAACGGCTACAATGCCATGTGAATTATGGCAGTCATACCGTACAGTGCTATAAAA GTTGGAGATCTCTGAAATTGTTCTTTTACTATCTGCTATATACAATCA GATATCTATTAGGTGTGGACTACTTTATCCAAA ACTTCGGATATCTTTCAGATGGAGGCATAACAGCTTTAGCCG CTGGGGTAAACTTGATATTTCAACTCATGG CCATGATCATCATCGGACGAGCTGTGATTGGTATTTTGTGTCTCTTTGCCTATTTAATCTACAAGTTTCGACGGAGACACTTATCATTAGATGATGATATTGAAGAATTCCTACATAACTACCAAAATCTTCGACCAATCAAATACACATATTCAGACATAAAGAAGATGACTTATAATTTTAAGCATAAAGTAGGTCAAGGAGGTTTTGGTTCTGTGTACAAAGGAAAACTCCGAAGTGGCCGCATTGTAGCTATAAAAATGTTGGTTATGTCAAAGGCTAATGGGCAAGATTTTATCAATGAAGTTGCTACAATTGGAAGAATTCATCATGTTAATGTGGTGAGACTTGTTGGATTTTGCATACAAAGATCAAAATGGGCCCTTATATATGACTACATGCCCAATGGATCTCTTGATaagtttgtttttcttgatCAAGGAAACAACATTCCTTTGAGTTGGGAAAGATTATACAAGATTGCACTTGGAGTAGGACGTGGGATCGAATACTTACATCAAGGGTGTGATatgcaaattcttcattttgatatcaagccaCACAACATTCTTCTTGATAAAGACTTCACACCAAAAGTTTCAGATTTCGGTCTTGCAAAATTATACTCAACAGATGAAAGTATTGTATCAGTCACTGCTGCTAGAGGAACCTTGGGCTACATTGCTCCTGAATTGTTCTACAAAAACATTGGAGGTGTATCATTTAAGgctgatgtttatagttttggaatgttgttaTTGGAAATGgtgggaaaaaggaagaatgtgAATGCATTTGCAGAGCATTCAAGTCAAATATATTTCCCATCATGGATTTATGATAGATATGATCAAGCAGAGGACATGGAAATGGGAGATGCCACtgagaatgaaaaaaagtatgcaaggaaaatGGTGATAGTTGCACTATGGTGTGTACAAATGAAGCCTGTGGATCGTCCTTCAATGAGCAAAACATTGGAGATGCTTGAAGAAGAGATTGAACTATTGAAAATGCCTCCTAAGCCAACTCTATGGTCTATCGAGAATCATGAGCAATCCATGGTAGAGGTACCAatttcatcatccaattccATGGGTACAATCAGCTTAAATGGAAGGTAG
- the LOC100245376 gene encoding rust resistance kinase Lr10: MDRYLCSFLFLFLTLFVEMRGGRDECMTSNGCGDQGPLIQFPFRLKHQPHHCGYPGFELSCTENNQTMLDLRGSVKLLVKNITYKSREIFVQDPDNCLARQLRNLNLAASPFLFKFEQDFTLFNCSSNKTDSDNFDQSIPCLSIPGNPVYAVYSNGLVQDTDLSSCRRLYNASVPFDGDYTFDGSAFSLKWSNSKICRLKKSNSTETECIKGVSKKIIVTGAIFGFFLLVLVIVMPYRVYSSNKVERDNRVKVKKFLEDYEALKPSRYSYADIKRITSQFKDKLGEGGYGTVYKGKLSDEVFVAVKILNNSQGNGEEFINEVATMGTIHHVNIVRLVGFCADRLNRALIYEYLPNESLEKFIFSKVVKNYSLSWKKLQEIAIGIAKGIEYLHQGCDQRILHFDIKPHNILLDHNFNPKISDFGLAKLCSKEQSAISMTIVRGTMGYIAPEVLSRNFGNVSYKSDVYSFGMLLLEMVGGRKNIDVTVESTSQVYFPEWIYNHLDIGEELHIRIEEEGDVEIAKKLAIVGLSCIQWCPVDRPSMKIVVQMLEGEGDKLTMPPNPFASTVPTNLSKPGRVFQQELTIISELE, translated from the exons ATGGATCGATATCTCTGTTCGTTTTTGTTCTTGTTTCTGACCTTGTTTGTGGAGATGAGAGGGGGCCGAGATGAGTGCATGACATCGAATGGTTGTGGCGACCAGGGTCCACTCATCCAGTTCCCTTTCCGTCTAAAACACCAGCCACACCACTGTGGATATCCGGGATTTGAGTTATCTTGCACTGAGAATAATCAGACCATGCTAGACCTGCGAGGTTCGGTAAAGCTCTTGGTGAAGAATATAACTTACAAATCCCGGGAAATCTTTGTCCAGGACCCGGATAATTGCCTTGCGAGACAGCTTCGAAACCTCAATTTAGCTGCCTCCCCCTTCCTCTTCAAATTTGAACAGGACTTCACCTTGTTCAATTGTTCCTCAAATAAAACAGATTCAGATAATTTTGATCAGTCCATCCCTTGCCTTTCTATCCCTGGTAACCCAGTTTATGCTGTTTATTCCAACGGACTTGTCCAAGATACGGATCTATCCTCTTGCCGCAGGCTTTACAACGCTTCAGTTCCATTTGATGGGGATTATACATTCGATGGAAGTGCGTTTTCTTTAAAGTGgtcaaattcaaaaatatgcAGATTGAAGAAGAGTAATAGCACAGAAACTGAATGTATTAAAG gtGTATCGAAGAAAATAATTGTGACAG GTGCAATCTTTGGTTTCTTTCTTCTCGTGTTAGTAATTGTTATGCCTTATCGTGTCTATAGCTCAAATAAAGTAGAAAGAGATAATAGAGTAAAGGTTAAAAAGTTTCTAGAAGACTATGAAGCTCTCAAGCCCTCAAGATACTCCTATGCTGATATTAAAAGGATTACGAGTCAATTCAAAGATAAATTAGGGGAAGGAGGATATGGAACCGTGTACAAAGGAAAGCTTTCAGATGAAGTTTTTGTTGCAGTAAAAATCCTTAACAATTCTCAAGGAAATGGGGAAGAGTTCATTAATGAAGTAGCAACAATGGGTACAATCCACCATGTTAATATAGTTCGTTTAGTTGGATTTTGTGCTGATAGATTGAATCGAGCTCTAATTTATGAGTACTTACCAAATGAGTCATTGGAgaagttcatattttcaaaagttgtCAAGAACTATTCACTTAGTTGgaagaaacttcaagaaattgcTATAGGTATAGCAAAAGGAATTGAGTATCTTCATCAAGGTTGTGATCAAAGAATCcttcattttgatatcaaacctCATAATATTTTACTTGACCACAACTTTAATCCAAAGATTTCTGACTTTGGTTTAGCCAAATTGTGCTCCAAGGAACAAAGTGCAATCTCTATGACAATTGTAAGGGGAACAATGGGCTATATCGCTCCAGAAGTGTTATCTAGGAATTTTGGGAATGTGTCTTATAAGTcagatgtttatagttttggaatgttgttaCTTGAAATGGTTGGAGGAAGGAAGAACATTGATGTTACTGTGGAGAGTACTAGCCAAGTATATTTCCCAGAATGGATTTATAATCATTTGGATATAGGGGAAGAATTGCATATTCGAATTGAAGAAGAAGGAGATGTTGAGATTGCAAAGAAATTAGCAATTGTGGGACTTTCATGTATTCAGTGGTGTCCAGTGGATCGTCCTTCCATGAAAATTGTGGTTCAAATGTTGGAAGGAGAAGGAGACAAGTTAACCATGCCTCCTAACCCTTTTGCTTCAACAGTTCCAACAAACTTGAGCAAGCCAGGTAGAGTTTTTCAACAAGAGTTGACAATAATTTCAGAACtagagtaa